In Fusobacterium massiliense, a single window of DNA contains:
- a CDS encoding NAD(P)/FAD-dependent oxidoreductase, with translation MDTNKIYDIVIVGAGPAGLSAGIYAGRGNLDTLILEKEGIGSMIMTHQVDNYPGFPSGTSGKEIYASMKKQAIEFGCEIKAATVLGFDPYDEIKIVKTDAGNFKTRYIIIATGLGKIGAKKVKGENKFLGAGVSYCATCDGAFTKGRVVSLVGKGDEIIEEALFLTRYAKEVNIFLTSENLDCNDELKEAILSKENVKITKNIKLLEITGEEFVTELHLEVSGNKEVFPTDFVFLYLGTKNNLELYGEFVNLSPSGYILTDESMKTRTDKMYAIGDIREKEVRQIATATNDGVIATTIILKEILKSKKENSTK, from the coding sequence ATGGACACAAATAAAATTTATGATATTGTAATTGTTGGAGCTGGTCCTGCTGGACTATCAGCTGGAATTTATGCAGGTAGAGGTAATCTTGATACTCTTATACTTGAAAAAGAAGGTATTGGAAGTATGATAATGACACATCAAGTTGATAATTACCCTGGTTTCCCATCAGGAACAAGTGGAAAAGAAATTTATGCCTCAATGAAAAAACAAGCTATTGAATTTGGTTGTGAAATTAAGGCAGCTACTGTTTTAGGATTTGACCCTTATGATGAGATAAAAATTGTAAAAACAGATGCAGGAAATTTCAAAACTAGATATATTATTATAGCAACTGGTCTTGGAAAAATAGGTGCAAAAAAAGTTAAAGGTGAAAATAAATTCTTAGGTGCTGGTGTATCTTACTGTGCAACTTGTGATGGAGCCTTTACAAAAGGAAGAGTTGTATCTTTAGTTGGAAAAGGAGATGAAATTATTGAAGAAGCATTATTTTTAACTAGATATGCAAAAGAAGTTAATATTTTCCTAACATCTGAAAATTTAGATTGTAACGATGAGTTAAAAGAAGCTATTCTTTCTAAAGAAAATGTAAAAATAACTAAAAATATAAAATTGTTAGAAATTACTGGTGAAGAGTTTGTTACTGAACTTCATCTTGAAGTTTCTGGAAATAAGGAAGTTTTCCCTACAGATTTTGTATTTTTATATTTAGGAACTAAAAATAATCTTGAATTATATGGAGAATTTGTGAACTTAAGTCCTAGTGGCTATATTTTGACAGATGAGTCAATGAAAACTAGAACTGATAAAATGTATGCAATAGGAGACATCAGAGAAAAAGAAGTTAGACAAATTGCAACAGCAACTAATGATGGTGTGATAGCTACAACAATTATTTTAAAAGAAATATTAAAATCAAAAAAAGAAAATTCTACAAAATAA
- a CDS encoding ROK family protein, with the protein MKHYIGIDLGGTNTKIGIVDIEGNIINSSIIKTNSHENADNTLTRIWEEAKRLVLEKKIPLFSVVGIGIGIPGPVKEQSIVGFFANFNWEKNMNLKEKMEKISGIETRVENDVNVIAQGEALFGAAIGKKSSITFAIGTGIGAGIYINGTLLSGINGVGGEVGHMKIARDGRKCGCGQNGCLEAYASASSLVRVAKERLKDFPNSLLLKSIDNDLDKLEAKNIFDMAKLGDHLSIELIDYESEYLALGIANLLNIINPECIVISGGISLASDEILNPIKEKLEKYALPTALKDVELKIGTLGNEAGIKGAVALFI; encoded by the coding sequence ATGAAACATTACATTGGTATTGATTTAGGTGGGACTAACACTAAAATAGGTATAGTTGATATTGAAGGAAATATTATAAATTCAAGTATCATAAAAACTAATTCTCATGAAAATGCAGATAATACCTTAACAAGAATTTGGGAAGAAGCAAAGAGATTGGTATTAGAAAAGAAAATTCCTTTGTTTTCTGTTGTTGGTATTGGTATCGGAATTCCTGGACCTGTTAAAGAACAAAGTATAGTTGGTTTTTTTGCTAATTTTAATTGGGAAAAGAATATGAATCTAAAAGAAAAGATGGAAAAAATTTCAGGTATTGAGACTAGAGTTGAAAATGATGTAAATGTTATTGCTCAAGGAGAAGCTCTTTTTGGTGCAGCAATAGGTAAAAAATCATCTATTACTTTTGCTATAGGAACTGGTATCGGAGCAGGAATTTATATTAATGGGACTCTTCTATCTGGAATAAATGGTGTAGGTGGAGAAGTTGGACATATGAAAATTGCTAGAGATGGTAGAAAATGTGGTTGTGGACAAAATGGTTGTTTAGAAGCCTATGCCTCTGCTAGTTCTCTTGTTCGTGTTGCAAAAGAAAGATTAAAAGATTTTCCTAACAGTTTACTTTTAAAAAGTATCGATAACGATTTGGATAAATTAGAAGCTAAAAACATCTTTGATATGGCTAAACTAGGTGATCATCTTTCTATTGAGTTAATTGATTACGAAAGTGAATATCTTGCTCTAGGTATTGCTAATTTACTTAACATAATTAATCCTGAATGTATTGTTATAAGTGGTGGGATATCTTTAGCTAGTGATGAAATTTTAAATCCTATAAAAGAAAAATTGGAAAAATATGCTCTTCCAACTGCTTTAAAAGATGTTGAATTAAAAATAGGAACTTTAGGTAATGAAGCTGGTATTAAAGGAGCCGTTGCCTTATTTATATAA
- the panF gene encoding sodium/pantothenate symporter: MNNFLILVPIVIYLLAMLYIAYKVSEIKNNAKSFTAEYFIGNRSLGGFVLAMTIVATYIGASSFIGGPGIAYKLGLGWVLLACIQVPTAFFTLGILGKKMSIISRKINAITVFDILKARYNSNFLNILSSIILVMFFIGAMVAQFIGGARLFETVTGLPYITGLIIFSTVVIIYTTFGGFRAVTITDAIQAVVMFLATLVLFIVILKNGHGMQNIMLKIKEIDPNLLRPDSGGNIAKPFIMSFWVLVGIAILGLPVTTVRCMAFKDSKAMHNAMIIGTSLVGILILGMHLVGVMGRAVITDLTDADKIIPILALKNLHPLLAGVFIGGPLAAIMSSVDSVLILSSSTLIKDMYIGYFDKTASEKKIKKISMITSLVIGILVFILSAKPLSLIVWINLFSLSGQEIVFLLPLIFGLYWKRANSTGAIISILGGIPAYLFLEITKIKVFGLHNIVPSLVVAFVLFVIGSYLGKKDDEKTLEIFFE; this comes from the coding sequence ATGAATAACTTTTTAATATTAGTACCAATAGTAATTTATTTGTTGGCTATGTTGTATATTGCATATAAAGTAAGCGAGATAAAAAATAATGCTAAAAGTTTTACGGCAGAATATTTTATTGGAAATAGATCTTTAGGTGGTTTTGTTTTAGCAATGACAATAGTTGCAACCTATATAGGAGCTAGTTCATTTATCGGAGGTCCTGGAATTGCATATAAATTAGGACTTGGTTGGGTATTACTTGCCTGCATACAAGTACCAACAGCTTTTTTTACTTTAGGAATATTAGGAAAAAAGATGTCTATCATATCTAGAAAAATAAATGCTATAACGGTTTTTGATATTTTAAAAGCTAGATATAATAGTAATTTTTTAAATATACTCTCATCAATAATACTTGTTATGTTTTTTATAGGAGCTATGGTTGCACAATTTATTGGTGGAGCAAGACTATTTGAAACAGTTACAGGGTTACCATATATTACAGGTCTTATAATTTTTTCAACAGTTGTAATAATTTATACAACATTTGGTGGATTTAGAGCAGTTACAATAACAGATGCAATTCAAGCTGTTGTAATGTTTTTAGCAACATTAGTTTTATTCATAGTAATTTTAAAAAATGGACATGGTATGCAAAATATAATGCTAAAAATAAAAGAAATTGACCCTAATTTATTAAGACCTGATTCTGGTGGAAATATAGCTAAACCTTTTATAATGTCATTTTGGGTTCTAGTAGGTATAGCTATTTTAGGTTTACCAGTTACAACCGTTAGATGCATGGCTTTTAAAGATAGTAAAGCAATGCATAATGCTATGATAATAGGTACTTCATTAGTTGGAATATTAATTTTAGGTATGCATTTGGTTGGAGTAATGGGAAGAGCAGTTATAACAGATTTAACAGATGCAGATAAAATTATACCAATATTAGCTCTAAAAAATTTACACCCATTATTAGCAGGAGTTTTTATTGGAGGTCCTTTAGCAGCAATAATGTCATCAGTTGATTCTGTTCTTATACTATCATCTTCAACTTTAATCAAGGATATGTATATAGGATATTTTGATAAAACAGCAAGTGAAAAGAAAATAAAGAAAATATCTATGATTACATCATTAGTAATAGGAATTTTAGTATTTATTTTATCAGCTAAACCACTTAGTTTAATTGTTTGGATCAATTTATTTTCATTATCTGGACAAGAAATAGTATTTTTACTTCCTTTGATATTTGGGTTATACTGGAAAAGAGCTAACTCAACAGGAGCTATAATTTCTATATTAGGAGGAATTCCAGCTTATTTATTTTTAGAAATAACAAAGATAAAAGTTTTTGGACTTCATAATATAGTTCCATCTTTAGTAGTTGCTTTTGTATTATTTGTTATAGGTTCATATCTTGGAAAAAAAGATGATGAAAAAACATTAGAAATATTTTTTGAATAA
- a CDS encoding MBL fold metallo-hydrolase codes for MQIKCFHLGAMGTNCYLTYNNNKEAYFFDCGGLNLSSLYNFIEENKLNLKYIILTHGHGDHIQGLNELANHFPNAKVFIGEEEKDFLFNSEYSLSDRIFGENFKFNGTYTTVKEGDLIGDFLVLDTPGHTIGSKCFYNEESNILISGDTLFRRSYGRYDLPTGDFDMLAKSLEKLIKLPDQTLVYSGHTEVTTIADEKMFLKRIGIL; via the coding sequence ATGCAAATAAAATGTTTTCATTTAGGTGCCATGGGAACAAATTGTTATTTAACATATAATAACAATAAAGAGGCTTACTTTTTTGACTGTGGCGGATTAAATTTATCAAGTTTGTATAATTTTATTGAAGAAAATAAATTAAATTTAAAATATATAATACTAACTCATGGTCATGGTGATCATATTCAAGGTTTAAATGAGCTGGCTAATCATTTTCCAAATGCGAAAGTCTTTATTGGTGAAGAAGAAAAAGATTTCTTATTTAATTCAGAATATAGCCTTTCTGATAGGATATTTGGAGAAAATTTTAAATTTAATGGTACATATACAACTGTAAAAGAAGGAGATTTAATTGGAGATTTCTTAGTTTTAGATACTCCGGGACATACTATTGGTTCTAAATGTTTCTATAATGAAGAAAGCAATATTTTAATATCTGGTGATACTCTGTTTAGAAGAAGTTATGGAAGATATGACTTGCCTACCGGTGATTTTGATATGTTAGCTAAAAGTCTTGAAAAATTAATTAAACTTCCAGATCAAACTCTTGTATATAGTGGACATACAGAAGTTACAACTATAGCTGATGAAAAAATGTTTTTAAAAAGAATTGGTATTCTTTAA
- a CDS encoding ABC transporter ATP-binding protein has translation MKQKSNFTFLLSYAKNEKYKLYFSAFLSVCSSILMVVPYILIYNIILELLKTDLDYNRVKKLAIYTAILIILRLVLFILSGVFSHVAAFNILYNIRMQAVKHLGNINLGYFREKNIGEIKKAINEDVEKLENFLAHQIPDLAAAITTPIVILVFLFFLEWRITIFLIIPIILAILTQFAMFKGYGKRLDNYNSLLQRLTSTITQYIKGMNVFKAFNLTAHSFKKYIDINNEYTENWHEMTDDYRAPYGIFLAVVDSALIFVIPSGGYLYLTDKINISTFLIFLLLSYTFLSSFKILMQFAGTFSFVLAGANNVRSIIEFPIQNDGKNLKNINFKENISFNDVTFSYDKNDVLKNINLILKANTITALVGPSGSGKTTIAYLLGRFWDIQKGSIKIGDIDIKDIDINYLLSNISYVFQDIFILTDTIFENIKMGLDKTKEEVYKAAKDAEIHEFIMSLPNGYDTIIGDGYIKLSGGEKQRISIARCLLKNSPIVVLDEITAYSDIENEAKIQSAIRNLLKDKTAIIIAHRLYTIKDVDNIIVLNEGEIVESGKHQDLIIKENGLYKHLWEVK, from the coding sequence ATGAAACAAAAGAGTAATTTTACTTTTCTTCTTTCTTATGCAAAAAATGAAAAATATAAATTATATTTTTCAGCTTTTTTAAGTGTATGTAGTTCAATACTTATGGTTGTACCTTATATACTTATATATAATATTATTTTAGAGCTATTAAAAACAGATTTAGATTATAATAGAGTTAAGAAACTAGCTATCTATACTGCAATTTTAATAATTCTAAGATTAGTATTATTTATATTATCAGGAGTATTTTCACATGTGGCAGCATTTAATATACTTTATAATATTAGAATGCAGGCAGTGAAGCATTTAGGAAATATTAATTTAGGATATTTTAGAGAGAAAAATATTGGTGAAATAAAAAAAGCTATAAATGAAGATGTTGAAAAACTAGAAAATTTTTTAGCACACCAAATTCCAGATTTAGCAGCAGCAATAACAACTCCAATAGTTATATTAGTATTTTTATTTTTCTTAGAGTGGAGAATAACAATATTTTTAATTATTCCTATAATACTTGCTATTTTAACTCAATTTGCTATGTTTAAAGGTTATGGTAAGCGTTTAGATAACTATAATTCTCTACTTCAAAGATTAACTTCAACAATAACTCAGTATATAAAGGGAATGAATGTGTTTAAAGCCTTTAACTTAACAGCACATTCTTTTAAAAAATATATTGATATAAATAATGAATATACAGAAAATTGGCATGAAATGACAGATGATTACAGAGCACCTTATGGAATATTTTTAGCAGTTGTAGATTCAGCATTAATTTTTGTTATTCCAAGTGGAGGCTATTTGTATTTAACTGACAAAATTAATATTTCTACATTTTTAATATTTTTACTTTTAAGTTATACATTCCTGAGTTCATTCAAAATATTAATGCAATTTGCTGGAACTTTTTCTTTTGTTTTAGCAGGAGCAAATAATGTTAGAAGTATAATTGAATTTCCTATTCAAAATGATGGAAAAAATTTAAAAAATATTAATTTTAAAGAAAATATTTCATTTAATGATGTAACTTTTTCTTATGATAAAAATGATGTTTTAAAGAATATTAACTTAATTTTAAAAGCTAATACAATAACTGCACTTGTTGGACCATCAGGCTCTGGAAAGACAACTATTGCTTATTTATTGGGTAGATTTTGGGATATTCAAAAAGGAAGTATAAAAATTGGAGATATTGATATAAAGGATATAGATATAAATTATTTGTTATCCAATATTTCCTATGTATTTCAAGATATTTTTATATTGACAGATACAATTTTTGAAAATATCAAAATGGGACTTGATAAAACAAAAGAAGAGGTGTATAAGGCTGCAAAAGATGCTGAAATTCATGAATTTATTATGAGCTTGCCAAATGGCTATGATACTATTATTGGAGATGGATATATAAAATTAAGTGGTGGAGAAAAACAAAGAATTTCAATAGCAAGGTGTCTACTTAAAAATAGTCCAATAGTTGTTTTAGATGAAATAACAGCTTATTCTGATATAGAAAATGAAGCTAAAATACAAAGTGCTATTAGAAATTTATTAAAAGATAAAACAGCTATTATAATAGCTCACAGATTGTATACTATAAAAGATGTTGATAATATTATTGTACTAAATGAAGGAGAAATTGTAGAAAGTGGAAAACACCAAGATTTAATTATAAAAGAAAATGGCTTATATAAACATCTTTGGGAGGTGAAATAA
- a CDS encoding YhdT family protein translates to MKENSKKREISKQINKEVIVTLVLYLIYFLWWYYFAYEFSTDNVEDYKYILGLPEWFFYSCVVGLVLINFLVFLAIKFFFKEIDLDEFEKNEETNQNNKENK, encoded by the coding sequence ATGAAGGAAAACTCTAAGAAAAGAGAAATTTCTAAACAAATTAATAAAGAGGTTATAGTAACATTAGTTCTTTATCTAATCTATTTTTTGTGGTGGTATTACTTTGCTTATGAATTTTCTACAGATAATGTTGAAGACTATAAGTATATTTTAGGACTTCCTGAATGGTTTTTTTATTCTTGTGTTGTAGGTTTAGTCCTTATCAATTTTTTAGTTTTTCTTGCTATAAAATTCTTTTTTAAAGAAATAGATCTTGATGAATTTGAAAAAAATGAAGAAACAAATCAAAATAATAAGGAGAACAAATAA
- a CDS encoding ABC transporter ATP-binding protein — MLNNLKILLDKDYTPVKKATCYQLLDILFNMIIYTILFLTIYSLIEKSFTMNKIYCYSGLLLIALIFKSYFGGWAMVKMQKTGSTASKDLRIAMGDHVKKLNLGYFNSHNLGYLINILTMDITDFEQAVTHNIPDLLKVLVLSIYLLLITFFINFKLAIIQIIVVLLTIPILKIGGEKLEKIGVEKKSVSAKLISTIIEYISGIEVFKSFGVIGDKFERLEKGFRDLKKYSIKLELTAVPYVLLFQVIIDLLFPILLLLAVRFFMNGELEAKMLVGFIVLSLTLTNVIRNFSASYSVTRYLFVSVAKISDTLNYPTISYKDEDFNFSSYDISFENVDFSYTKDRKVLKDINFIAKNNEITALVGKSGSGKSTVMSLIARFWDTTKGSIKIGGKDIKEVSPDSLLKNIGMVFQDVYLINDTIYENIRIGNLNASEEEIMNAAKIANCHYFISKLPKGYDTYIGEEGSTLSGGEKQRISIARALLKNYPIILLDEATASLDADSEHEIKMAINELIKDKTVIIIAHRLNTIKDANKIIVMDDGKIIESGNHEKLMNDKGTYYSMFTAMEKAKEFCI; from the coding sequence ATGTTAAATAATTTAAAAATATTATTAGATAAAGATTACACTCCTGTAAAAAAAGCTACTTGTTATCAGTTATTAGATATTTTATTTAATATGATAATTTATACTATTTTATTTTTAACAATATATTCACTGATAGAAAAATCTTTTACTATGAATAAAATCTATTGCTATTCTGGACTTTTGCTTATAGCTCTTATTTTTAAAAGTTATTTTGGTGGTTGGGCTATGGTTAAAATGCAAAAAACAGGAAGTACAGCTTCAAAAGATTTAAGAATAGCAATGGGAGACCATGTTAAAAAATTAAATTTAGGTTATTTTAATAGCCATAATTTAGGATATTTAATTAATATATTAACTATGGATATAACAGATTTTGAACAAGCTGTAACTCATAATATTCCTGATTTATTAAAGGTTTTAGTTTTGAGTATTTATTTGTTACTTATAACTTTCTTTATAAATTTTAAACTTGCTATAATTCAAATTATTGTTGTGTTATTGACTATACCTATTCTTAAAATTGGTGGAGAAAAATTGGAAAAGATTGGGGTAGAAAAGAAAAGTGTTTCTGCTAAATTAATTTCAACTATTATAGAATATATAAGTGGTATAGAAGTTTTTAAAAGTTTTGGGGTTATAGGAGATAAATTTGAAAGATTAGAAAAGGGATTTAGAGATTTAAAGAAATATTCTATAAAATTAGAGCTTACTGCTGTTCCTTATGTTTTACTTTTTCAAGTGATTATTGATTTGTTATTCCCTATTCTTTTATTATTAGCAGTTAGGTTTTTTATGAATGGAGAATTGGAAGCTAAAATGTTAGTAGGCTTTATAGTTTTAAGTTTAACACTTACTAATGTTATAAGAAATTTTTCAGCTAGTTATTCTGTAACAAGATATTTATTTGTTTCAGTTGCTAAAATCTCAGATACTTTAAATTACCCAACTATTTCATATAAAGATGAAGATTTTAATTTTTCAAGCTATGATATAAGTTTTGAAAATGTTGACTTCTCTTATACAAAAGATAGAAAAGTTTTAAAAGATATTAATTTTATAGCAAAGAATAATGAAATTACTGCCTTAGTTGGAAAGTCTGGTTCTGGAAAATCAACTGTTATGAGTTTGATAGCAAGATTTTGGGATACAACAAAGGGAAGTATAAAAATTGGAGGAAAAGATATAAAAGAAGTTAGTCCTGATTCACTTTTAAAAAATATAGGTATGGTGTTTCAAGATGTTTATTTAATTAATGATACTATCTATGAAAATATTAGAATAGGTAATTTAAATGCTAGTGAGGAAGAAATTATGAATGCTGCAAAAATAGCAAATTGCCATTATTTTATTTCTAAATTACCTAAGGGTTATGATACTTATATAGGTGAAGAAGGAAGTACATTATCAGGTGGAGAAAAACAAAGAATTTCAATAGCAAGAGCATTATTAAAGAATTATCCAATTATATTATTAGATGAAGCTACTGCTTCTCTTGATGCTGATAGTGAACATGAAATAAAAATGGCTATAAATGAATTAATAAAAGATAAGACTGTTATAATTATTGCTCATAGATTGAATACTATAAAAGATGCAAATAAAATAATAGTTATGGATGATGGAAAAATTATTGAAAGTGGTAATCATGAAAAATTAATGAATGATAAAGGAACTTATTATTCAATGTTTACTGCTATGGAAAAAGCAAAAGAATTTTGTATATAA